The following proteins are encoded in a genomic region of Sulfurovum indicum:
- the hemE gene encoding uroporphyrinogen decarboxylase, with the protein MSKIFVDACLGKETPYTPVWMMRQAGRYLPEYMAVRADAGDFLSLCHDPEKAAEVTIQPLDIVGVDAAILFSDILVIPDEMGMDLSFVKGEGPKFSDPIATQEDLDRLIGGEEAADRLTYVYDTIKLLRKQLDERGDEKALIGFTGAPWTLATYMIEGQGTKTYNICKKMMYSNPELLHNILEKVTEVVKYYMEKQILSGVDVVQIFDSWAAAIEPGKYDEFSWKYMVEIAEYLKEKYPHIPVIMFPKGIAAFIERGGIYGNFDVLGIDWGTPMAMAKEKLGEKYVLQGNMEPCRLYSKEATTECVEAIQNIMGGKRHIFNLGHGILPDVPVENAIHFVKECQRVSAKS; encoded by the coding sequence ATGAGTAAAATATTTGTAGATGCCTGTTTGGGCAAAGAGACCCCCTATACACCGGTATGGATGATGAGACAGGCAGGACGCTATCTGCCCGAGTATATGGCAGTAAGAGCAGATGCAGGTGATTTCCTCTCTCTCTGTCACGATCCAGAGAAAGCAGCAGAGGTGACCATACAGCCGCTCGATATTGTCGGAGTGGATGCTGCGATCCTCTTCAGCGACATCCTTGTCATTCCCGATGAGATGGGAATGGATCTGAGCTTTGTCAAAGGTGAAGGACCGAAGTTCTCCGATCCTATTGCCACACAGGAAGATCTGGACAGGCTCATCGGCGGAGAAGAAGCGGCAGATAGGCTGACCTATGTCTATGACACTATCAAACTGCTTAGAAAGCAGCTTGATGAAAGAGGTGATGAAAAAGCCCTTATCGGATTTACCGGCGCACCGTGGACTCTGGCGACCTATATGATCGAAGGCCAGGGGACAAAGACCTACAACATCTGTAAAAAGATGATGTACTCCAACCCGGAACTCCTGCACAACATCCTTGAAAAAGTGACCGAAGTGGTCAAGTACTATATGGAGAAGCAGATCCTCTCCGGTGTCGATGTCGTACAGATCTTCGACAGCTGGGCAGCAGCGATCGAACCGGGCAAATACGATGAGTTCAGCTGGAAGTACATGGTGGAGATTGCAGAGTATCTCAAAGAGAAGTACCCGCATATCCCGGTCATCATGTTCCCCAAAGGCATTGCAGCGTTCATCGAACGCGGCGGAATCTACGGTAACTTCGATGTGCTCGGCATCGACTGGGGGACACCGATGGCAATGGCAAAAGAGAAGCTCGGAGAGAAGTATGTTCTCCAGGGCAACATGGAGCCATGCCGCCTCTATTCCAAAGAAGCTACCACGGAGTGCGTAGAAGCCATTCAGAATATCATGGGAGGCAAAAGACACATCTTCAACCTCGGACACGGCATACTCCCCGATGTACCGGTAGAGAATGCGATACATTTCGTTAAGGAATGCCAGAGAGTAAGTGCAAAGAGCTAA
- a CDS encoding four helix bundle protein — protein sequence MDYKELVVWQRSIELVTDIYQLVKCLPKEELFALSDQIKRCAVSIPSNIAEGSGRNTTKEFIQFLYISLGSASELETQLIIGKNVGFFNDLDVYFKEINEIRRMLNGLINSLKNKENR from the coding sequence ATGGACTATAAAGAGTTGGTTGTTTGGCAGCGATCTATTGAACTTGTGACTGATATTTATCAACTGGTAAAATGTTTGCCAAAAGAAGAGCTTTTTGCGCTATCTGATCAAATCAAAAGGTGTGCTGTTTCTATTCCCTCTAATATTGCAGAAGGAAGTGGAAGGAATACAACTAAAGAATTTATTCAGTTTCTTTATATATCATTAGGCTCAGCTTCAGAACTTGAGACACAATTGATCATTGGTAAAAACGTTGGCTTTTTTAATGATTTAGATGTGTATTTCAAAGAGATCAATGAAATAAGAAGAATGTTAAACGGACTTATCAATTCATTAAAAAATAAAGAAAACCGATGA
- a CDS encoding radical SAM protein: MPNNSERLTLNAEPSPPVIFGPISSRRFGKSLGIDLSPSKKQCNFDCLYCELDAAKTMAGQDEVLPVSQIVNAVKEGLREHQDIDVLTITANGEPTLYPHLNELIDEINKIKGTTKTLILSNASTIDDPDVQEALLKLDEVKLSLDCATQKCLKKLDRSHSGIDVEKIKAGMLLFKERYKGPLVIEILMVKGLNDSKEETAQLNDYLLKLQPARIDIGTIDRPPAFDVKPLSYGELLAVSRQFDASLPVYIASRKKAEAAPSDYGSDEILQTLSKRPLTQEDVEVLLDDASRERFETLKNEGKIIPVDSNGVIFYKKA, from the coding sequence ATGCCAAATAATTCTGAACGCCTAACGCTTAACGCTGAACCCTCACCTCCGGTGATCTTCGGACCAATCTCCTCCCGCCGTTTCGGCAAATCACTCGGGATCGACCTGAGTCCTTCCAAAAAGCAGTGCAACTTTGACTGTCTCTACTGTGAGCTTGATGCGGCAAAGACGATGGCAGGGCAGGATGAAGTCCTGCCTGTTTCGCAGATCGTTAATGCCGTCAAAGAGGGCTTGAGGGAGCATCAGGATATCGACGTACTGACCATCACAGCAAACGGTGAGCCGACACTCTATCCGCATCTGAATGAACTTATTGACGAGATCAACAAGATCAAGGGTACTACCAAAACCCTCATTCTCTCCAATGCTTCGACCATCGATGACCCTGACGTGCAGGAAGCGCTTTTGAAGCTTGACGAGGTGAAGCTCTCGCTTGACTGTGCAACACAGAAGTGTCTGAAAAAACTTGACCGTTCCCACAGCGGTATCGATGTGGAGAAGATCAAAGCGGGGATGCTGCTGTTCAAAGAGCGTTACAAAGGGCCTCTTGTTATCGAGATCCTGATGGTCAAGGGGCTTAACGATTCCAAAGAGGAGACAGCGCAGCTTAATGACTATCTGCTCAAACTCCAGCCTGCACGCATCGACATCGGTACCATTGACCGTCCGCCTGCTTTTGATGTCAAGCCGCTAAGCTATGGGGAGCTTCTTGCCGTCAGCCGTCAGTTCGATGCCTCGCTTCCAGTCTACATCGCTTCACGCAAAAAGGCAGAGGCGGCCCCTTCAGACTATGGCAGCGATGAGATACTCCAGACCCTCTCCAAGCGTCCATTGACGCAGGAAGATGTAGAAGTTCTGCTGGATGATGCAAGCCGAGAAAGGTTTGAAACATTGAAAAATGAAGGGAAAATCATACCGGTTGATTCAAATGGCGTGATTTTTTACAAAAAAGCCTGA
- the galE gene encoding UDP-glucose 4-epimerase GalE — translation MKVLVTGGAGYIGSHTCVELLEEGYEVVVFDNFCNASPESIRRVEEITGKELVTVEGDIRSRDDLARVFAEHTIDTVIHFAGLKAVGESVEDPLRYYENNVCGTVVLCEAMAEHGCKSIVFSSSATVYGDPQTTPIREDFPLSATNPYGRSKLFVEEILRDLYISDPEWKIVLLRYFNPVGAHTSGRIGEDPNGIPNNLMPFISQTAVGKREKLSVFGDDYDTHDGTGVRDYIHVVDLAAGHVKALEKLPQTDGVLTVNLGTGQGYSVLDMVKAFEKVSGRKIPYVIAPRRSGDIAKCYADPTYAKEVLGWEAKKGIEEMCRDSWRWQSQNPDGYCSDRLK, via the coding sequence TTGAAAGTTCTGGTAACGGGCGGAGCAGGGTACATCGGGTCACACACCTGTGTGGAACTGCTTGAGGAGGGGTATGAGGTTGTGGTCTTTGACAACTTCTGCAACGCTTCTCCCGAGAGCATAAGAAGGGTAGAGGAGATCACGGGAAAAGAGCTTGTCACGGTAGAGGGCGACATCCGCAGCCGTGATGATCTGGCGCGCGTATTTGCAGAGCATACGATCGATACGGTCATTCATTTCGCAGGACTCAAGGCGGTAGGGGAGTCGGTAGAAGATCCGCTTCGCTACTATGAGAACAATGTCTGCGGTACTGTCGTTCTGTGCGAGGCCATGGCAGAGCATGGCTGCAAGTCCATTGTCTTCAGCTCTTCGGCCACGGTCTACGGCGACCCGCAGACGACGCCTATCAGAGAAGACTTTCCCCTTTCGGCGACCAACCCTTACGGCCGAAGCAAACTCTTTGTAGAAGAGATCCTCAGAGACCTCTATATTTCTGATCCTGAATGGAAGATCGTACTGCTTCGCTACTTCAACCCGGTAGGCGCACATACCTCCGGCCGCATCGGTGAAGACCCCAACGGCATCCCCAACAATCTTATGCCCTTCATCTCCCAGACGGCGGTAGGCAAACGGGAGAAACTGAGTGTCTTCGGAGATGACTACGATACCCATGACGGTACAGGGGTCAGAGACTACATCCATGTGGTCGATCTTGCCGCAGGACATGTGAAAGCACTGGAGAAGCTCCCGCAGACCGATGGTGTGCTCACCGTCAATCTCGGTACCGGGCAGGGGTACTCCGTACTCGACATGGTCAAAGCGTTTGAAAAGGTTTCCGGCAGAAAGATCCCCTATGTCATTGCCCCGAGAAGAAGCGGTGACATCGCCAAATGTTATGCCGATCCGACTTATGCAAAAGAGGTCCTAGGGTGGGAGGCCAAAAAGGGCATCGAAGAGATGTGCCGGGACAGCTGGCGGTGGCAGAGCCAAAATCCGGACGGCTATTGCAGTGACAGATTGAAGTGA
- a CDS encoding glycosyltransferase family 4 protein, producing MYIEFVLIFLLSLVLIRVVRHYAPKVGLIDVPNGRSSHVSHTPCGAGIGFYLAVAVVLPLFHFESLAAHTWSLLAVFLVFLIGILDDHRDASPRTKFIVLIVSTLFLSFDGLVIDDIGTFFGQPVAFGWFSLSFTLFAVAGFTNALNLIDGLDGLAATVSIVILGTFFIVGYQHDDTFMMILSMAFIAALLAFLVFNWHPASIFMGDSGSLTLGFVISLLAIRSLEYLPTVSVLFIAALPILDTLIVMIRRKLSGRPVFSADRCHMHHILRHFFAEDTRRTVLFLGILQAIYSITGLQLDKEMDEGYLLILFILNLVLLYLSLGAMIRRQKRKC from the coding sequence ATGTATATAGAGTTTGTATTGATCTTTCTCCTCTCCCTTGTACTGATAAGAGTGGTCAGACACTATGCGCCAAAGGTAGGGCTGATCGATGTTCCAAACGGCAGGAGCAGCCATGTCAGCCATACTCCCTGTGGTGCGGGTATAGGGTTTTACCTGGCGGTTGCCGTTGTACTGCCGCTCTTTCATTTTGAGAGTCTGGCCGCGCATACTTGGAGTCTGCTGGCTGTTTTTCTTGTTTTTCTCATCGGTATACTCGATGACCACCGCGACGCCTCTCCCCGCACCAAGTTCATTGTCCTTATTGTCAGTACGCTTTTTCTCTCTTTTGACGGTCTGGTGATTGATGATATCGGTACTTTTTTCGGTCAGCCTGTTGCTTTTGGCTGGTTTTCCCTCTCTTTCACACTGTTCGCCGTTGCGGGTTTCACCAATGCGCTTAACCTTATAGACGGTCTGGACGGTCTGGCAGCGACAGTGAGCATCGTGATACTGGGAACATTCTTTATCGTGGGGTATCAGCACGATGACACCTTCATGATGATCCTTTCAATGGCATTCATCGCTGCACTTTTGGCATTTCTGGTTTTCAACTGGCATCCTGCCTCCATTTTCATGGGAGACAGCGGTTCTCTGACCCTGGGATTTGTCATCTCTCTGCTGGCGATCAGGTCGCTGGAGTATCTGCCCACGGTCAGCGTCCTCTTCATCGCGGCACTGCCCATTCTCGATACGCTCATCGTTATGATCCGCCGCAAGCTCAGCGGACGTCCGGTCTTCTCTGCGGACAGATGTCATATGCACCATATACTGAGACACTTTTTTGCCGAAGATACACGAAGAACAGTACTCTTCCTGGGCATACTCCAGGCCATCTACTCCATCACAGGACTGCAGCTTGACAAAGAGATGGACGAAGGCTATCTCCTGATCCTCTTCATTCTTAATCTCGTACTGCTTTACCTTTCACTCGGAGCCATGATCAGACGCCAGAAGAGGAAGTGCTGA
- a CDS encoding four helix bundle protein translates to MVTHKDLDVWKLSIALVKDIYMLTEMFPPQEQYGLTNQLRRASVSVPSNIAEGSARNSLKEFIQFCYISLGSLSEIETQTIIACELDFVNREHSDKILKQIEIIRKKLLNFIKHLKIKGTNNAR, encoded by the coding sequence ATGGTGACGCATAAAGATCTTGATGTTTGGAAACTTTCTATTGCCCTTGTGAAAGATATATATATGTTAACTGAGATGTTCCCACCGCAGGAACAGTATGGTTTGACAAATCAGTTAAGACGGGCTTCCGTTTCAGTTCCAAGTAATATAGCAGAGGGGTCAGCACGAAACAGTTTAAAAGAGTTTATCCAGTTCTGTTATATCTCTTTGGGTTCTCTTTCAGAAATCGAAACACAAACGATTATTGCCTGTGAATTAGATTTTGTAAACAGAGAACATTCCGATAAAATACTAAAACAAATTGAAATAATAAGAAAAAAACTTTTGAACTTTATCAAACATCTCAAAATAAAAGGTACAAACAATGCCAGATAA
- a CDS encoding nucleotide sugar dehydrogenase, producing MPDNPLTHSSIHSSTDHKIAIIGLGYVGLPLAHAFSEKYEVVGFDINGERIEELNRGYDRTLELDDTQMKEALENGMKFTTDLDEIADCNIYIVTVPTPIDSSNRPDLTPLIKASESVGKVLKKDDIVIYESTVYPGVTEEVCVPVLEKVSGLKYISTETLSTIHYPLSTELKGFYCGYSPERINPGDKEHTVTKILKVTAGSTPEIAKVVDDLYASIITAGTHLASSIKVAEASKVIENTQRDVNIALINELALIFDTMGIDTMEVIEAAATKWNFIKLTPGLVGGHCIGVDPYYLTHKAQELGYKPNLILGARQINNGMSKYIAERTIKEMISHDKKIKNANVLVMGLTFKEDCPDIRNSKVFDIIDELHDYGCRIDAYDPWIEEKEVDQKNFTFITDPFKRDKKYDAVIVAVGHKVFKELDRSQYETVSTGEPVLIDIKGIIKDPTWRL from the coding sequence ATGCCAGATAACCCATTGACACATTCTTCCATCCACTCATCTACCGATCACAAGATCGCTATCATCGGCCTTGGCTATGTCGGTCTGCCGTTGGCGCATGCATTCAGTGAAAAGTATGAGGTTGTTGGTTTTGATATTAACGGGGAACGGATTGAAGAACTGAACAGAGGGTATGATCGTACGCTGGAGCTTGATGACACTCAGATGAAAGAAGCATTGGAAAATGGTATGAAGTTCACTACCGATCTGGATGAGATAGCAGACTGCAACATCTACATCGTGACGGTTCCCACTCCTATAGACAGTTCCAATCGTCCCGACCTTACACCGCTTATCAAAGCTTCCGAAAGTGTAGGAAAGGTGCTAAAAAAAGACGATATCGTCATCTATGAATCGACGGTCTATCCAGGCGTAACAGAAGAGGTTTGTGTTCCTGTACTCGAAAAGGTCTCCGGCCTCAAATATATCAGTACCGAAACACTATCCACTATCCACTATCCACTATCTACTGAACTCAAAGGGTTCTACTGTGGATACAGTCCTGAACGTATCAACCCGGGTGACAAGGAGCATACGGTTACAAAGATCCTCAAAGTCACTGCTGGTTCTACGCCTGAGATCGCCAAGGTAGTGGATGATCTTTATGCAAGCATTATTACGGCAGGAACCCATCTTGCTTCCTCCATCAAGGTGGCAGAGGCGTCAAAGGTCATTGAAAACACCCAGAGAGATGTCAACATCGCCCTGATCAACGAACTGGCACTCATTTTCGATACGATGGGCATCGATACCATGGAGGTCATAGAGGCGGCAGCGACCAAATGGAATTTCATCAAACTCACTCCCGGTCTGGTAGGCGGTCACTGCATCGGTGTGGATCCTTACTACCTGACACACAAAGCACAGGAGCTTGGCTACAAGCCAAACCTTATTTTGGGGGCGAGACAGATCAACAACGGCATGAGCAAATATATTGCTGAGCGTACCATCAAAGAGATGATAAGTCATGACAAGAAGATCAAAAATGCCAATGTACTGGTCATGGGTCTCACCTTTAAAGAGGATTGTCCGGATATCAGAAACTCCAAAGTTTTTGACATTATCGATGAGTTGCACGACTATGGCTGCCGCATCGATGCTTACGATCCGTGGATCGAAGAGAAAGAGGTAGATCAGAAGAATTTCACGTTCATCACAGATCCGTTTAAAAGAGATAAAAAGTATGATGCAGTCATTGTCGCTGTAGGACATAAAGTGTTTAAAGAGCTCGATAGAAGCCAGTATGAGACTGTCAGTACAGGTGAACCGGTGCTCATAGACATCAAGGGGATCATTAAAGATCCTACGTGGAGATTGTAG
- a CDS encoding mannose-1-phosphate guanylyltransferase/mannose-6-phosphate isomerase: MTNIILCGGNGTRLWPLSRTLMPKQFVKLFEEESLFQKTVIRNEKVCDSQFIVSNAEQYFLAVDQLEELTHNSTSNTRHSTQYLLEPVGRNTAPAIALACLALDPEETLLVTPSDHLIKDEKAYLEAVEKAKYLAEKDNLVTFGITPQYPETGFGYIEAIASVIVESDSDSGMDVIHFHEKPDQQTAQQYINKNQEDQSLSQSTITKFFWNSGMFCFKAGIFLEELEKYAPEIYTASLKAFQNAKQEAVIRIHHEEMMNIPSESIDYAVMEKSDRVKVVPADIDWSDLGSFDALYEELPKDENSNSSLVLSDSKKEHKANDQLPITNHATGNLIISEKQVAVVDVDDLIIIDTADALLISKKGSSQKVKEVVKTLKERNSELPNIHVTAHRPWGTYTILDESNGYKVKRIVVKPGKRLSLQKHYHRSEHWVVVSGTAIVTQGTETYAVRANESTYIPIGEIHRLENVGKIPLVMIEAQVGEYVGEDDIVRMEDDFKRA; the protein is encoded by the coding sequence ATGACCAATATCATTCTATGCGGAGGAAACGGTACACGTTTGTGGCCGCTCAGTCGTACGCTGATGCCGAAGCAGTTTGTTAAACTTTTTGAGGAAGAGTCTCTTTTCCAAAAGACTGTTATTCGTAACGAGAAAGTCTGCGACAGTCAATTCATCGTATCCAATGCTGAGCAGTATTTTTTAGCAGTAGACCAACTTGAAGAGCTTACTCATAACTCAACATCCAATACTCGGCATTCAACACAATATCTTTTGGAGCCCGTCGGGCGCAATACAGCTCCTGCCATCGCATTGGCCTGTTTGGCACTTGATCCTGAAGAGACACTCCTTGTCACTCCGTCAGATCATCTCATCAAAGATGAAAAAGCCTATCTTGAAGCTGTAGAAAAAGCAAAGTATCTTGCAGAAAAGGACAACCTTGTAACATTCGGTATTACTCCGCAATATCCGGAAACAGGGTTTGGGTATATTGAGGCGATTGCTTCAGTGATAGTTGAGAGTGATAGTGATAGTGGGATGGATGTTATTCATTTTCATGAAAAACCGGATCAACAAACGGCACAGCAATATATTAATAAGAACCAAGAGGATCAATCACTATCACAATCCACTATCACTAAATTCTTCTGGAACAGCGGAATGTTCTGCTTCAAAGCAGGTATCTTTTTGGAAGAGCTGGAAAAATACGCCCCGGAGATCTATACAGCATCATTAAAAGCATTCCAAAATGCTAAACAAGAGGCCGTAATACGTATTCATCATGAAGAGATGATGAATATTCCATCCGAGTCGATCGATTATGCTGTCATGGAAAAAAGCGACAGGGTAAAGGTCGTTCCCGCAGACATTGACTGGAGCGATCTTGGAAGCTTCGATGCACTTTACGAAGAATTGCCGAAAGATGAAAATAGTAATTCGTCATTAGTGCTTAGTGATTCGAAAAAAGAACATAAGGCTAATGACCAATTACCAATTACCAATCATGCAACAGGTAATTTGATCATTTCGGAGAAACAAGTTGCCGTTGTCGATGTAGATGACCTTATCATCATCGACACTGCAGATGCCTTGCTCATCTCAAAAAAAGGATCTTCCCAAAAGGTCAAGGAGGTTGTTAAAACGCTTAAAGAGAGAAACTCTGAACTGCCAAACATTCATGTGACTGCACACAGACCATGGGGTACCTATACCATACTCGATGAATCAAATGGCTACAAGGTCAAACGTATCGTTGTTAAACCCGGGAAACGTCTCTCTTTGCAAAAACACTATCACCGTTCAGAACACTGGGTTGTTGTAAGTGGTACGGCCATAGTAACCCAGGGAACGGAAACGTATGCCGTCAGGGCCAACGAATCCACCTATATTCCCATCGGAGAGATACACCGCCTTGAGAATGTCGGGAAGATTCCGCTGGTAATGATAGAGGCACAGGTAGGTGAGTATGTGGGGGAAGATGACATCGTTCGGATGGAGGATGACTTTAAGAGAGCATAG
- a CDS encoding four helix bundle protein, whose protein sequence is MKCEKLDVWKKSARFSSDVYKAFKECKYFGFKDQITRTGLSIPNNIAKGMKKESPKEQVRLLDIAKGSAAEFATQTYIDRSEGRKWIEESETMLSMLSSLQKVRREKIVTRSSLHVTRN, encoded by the coding sequence ATGAAATGTGAGAAATTGGATGTTTGGAAGAAGAGTGCTAGATTTTCTTCTGATGTCTATAAAGCTTTTAAGGAGTGTAAATATTTTGGCTTTAAAGACCAGATCACGCGTACCGGGCTTTCTATTCCAAATAATATTGCTAAAGGCATGAAGAAAGAGTCTCCAAAGGAACAGGTCAGGCTTCTCGATATAGCAAAAGGTTCAGCAGCAGAATTTGCAACACAAACGTATATCGATAGATCAGAAGGCAGAAAATGGATAGAAGAGTCAGAAACTATGCTCTCAATGCTATCTAGCCTTCAAAAAGTACGAAGAGAAAAAATCGTCACACGTAGTTCTTTGCACGTAACACGTAATTAA
- the gmd gene encoding GDP-mannose 4,6-dehydratase, producing the protein MNKETQNSTSKTHPSEATIPQERGQNPNEPKVALITGITGQDGSYLSEFLLKKGYIVHGIKRRASLFNTDRIDHLYEDPHVENRHLILHYGDMTDSMNLTRIIQEVQPDEIYNLAAMSHVAVSFETPEYVANADGTGTLRILEAVRLLGLEEKTRIYQASTSELYGKVQEVPQSETTPFYPRSPYAVAKMYAYWITVNYREAYNMFACNGILFNHESPVRGETFVTRKITRAASKIALGLQDKLYLGNLDAKRDWGHAKDYVKMMWLILQADEPEDWVIATGVTTTVRDFVKMAFSYCGIELEFKGEGVDEVGIVKSVNQERAKSLLLSPSTITNLLGKEVVAVDPRYFRPTEVDLLIGDPSKAEKKLGWKREYKLEELVNDMMQSDLKLMTKDQYLQDGGYTIMNYFE; encoded by the coding sequence ATGAATAAAGAAACTCAAAATTCAACATCCAAAACCCATCCTAGCGAAGCGACAATCCCGCAGGAACGAGGACAAAACCCAAATGAACCAAAGGTGGCATTGATCACCGGAATTACTGGCCAGGACGGATCCTATCTGTCAGAGTTTCTACTTAAAAAAGGATACATTGTCCACGGTATCAAAAGAAGGGCATCACTCTTTAATACCGACCGTATCGACCATCTCTATGAAGATCCTCATGTTGAGAACCGCCATCTTATTTTGCACTATGGAGATATGACCGACTCCATGAACCTGACGCGTATCATACAGGAGGTGCAGCCTGATGAGATCTACAACCTTGCCGCCATGAGCCATGTTGCCGTTTCATTTGAGACACCGGAGTATGTCGCCAATGCCGACGGTACGGGAACCCTTCGTATTCTCGAAGCGGTCAGACTGTTGGGGCTTGAAGAAAAGACACGTATCTACCAGGCTTCTACTTCCGAGCTTTACGGAAAGGTGCAGGAGGTACCACAAAGTGAGACTACACCCTTCTATCCGCGTTCCCCTTATGCTGTAGCCAAGATGTATGCCTACTGGATCACTGTGAATTACCGTGAAGCCTACAACATGTTCGCCTGTAACGGTATTTTATTCAATCATGAGTCTCCGGTACGGGGTGAGACCTTCGTGACCAGAAAGATCACCAGGGCAGCTTCAAAGATCGCTTTGGGACTCCAGGACAAACTCTATCTGGGCAACCTCGACGCCAAACGTGACTGGGGCCATGCCAAGGACTATGTGAAGATGATGTGGCTGATCCTCCAGGCAGATGAGCCCGAAGACTGGGTCATCGCAACAGGTGTGACGACAACGGTACGTGATTTTGTCAAAATGGCATTTTCCTACTGCGGTATAGAATTGGAATTCAAAGGTGAAGGTGTTGATGAAGTCGGTATTGTTAAATCGGTTAACCAAGAGAGAGCCAAATCACTATTACTATCACCATCCACTATCACTAATCTTCTTGGAAAAGAGGTTGTTGCCGTCGATCCGCGCTACTTCCGTCCTACTGAGGTAGACCTGCTTATCGGTGATCCAAGTAAAGCAGAGAAAAAACTTGGCTGGAAACGCGAATACAAACTAGAAGAGCTTGTCAATGACATGATGCAGTCAGACCTAAAACTCATGACAAAAGACCAGTATCTTCAAGATGGTGGATATACGATAATGAATTACTTTGAATAA
- a CDS encoding four helix bundle protein, translated as MQCENLDVWKRSCRLSVEVYKNFAELKDYGFKDQITRSSLSIASNIAEGLEKDSAKEKVRFIEIARGSTAELITQVYIGIEIGYIEKSMGLKWVKELNDISKMLNGLKKSYKESN; from the coding sequence ATGCAGTGTGAGAACCTTGATGTCTGGAAACGGAGTTGTCGATTGAGTGTAGAAGTCTATAAAAACTTTGCGGAATTAAAAGATTATGGTTTCAAAGATCAAATTACAAGAAGCTCCCTTTCGATTGCCAGCAATATTGCTGAAGGACTGGAAAAAGATTCGGCTAAAGAGAAAGTACGTTTTATAGAGATTGCGCGAGGCTCGACTGCTGAACTAATCACCCAGGTTTATATTGGTATCGAAATAGGCTATATTGAAAAGAGTATGGGCTTGAAATGGGTGAAAGAGCTTAATGATATTTCCAAAATGTTGAATGGTCTTAAAAAATCATATAAAGAGAGTAATTAA